A window of the Deltaproteobacteria bacterium genome harbors these coding sequences:
- a CDS encoding DUF2905 domain-containing protein has product MASFGKSLVFIGLAIAAVGALFLLSDKVGWIGRLPGDITIRRENFTFHFPLATCILISVIVSLVLYLFRK; this is encoded by the coding sequence ATGGCGTCCTTCGGGAAGTCGCTCGTGTTCATCGGGCTCGCCATCGCCGCCGTCGGCGCGCTCTTCCTCCTGTCGGACAAGGTCGGCTGGATCGGCCGACTGCCCGGCGACATCACCATCCGGCGGGAGAACTTCACCTTCCACTTCCCGCTGGCGACGTGCATCCTGATCAGCGTCATCGTCTCCCTCGTCCTCTACCTTTTCCGAAAATAG
- a CDS encoding DUF4390 domain-containing protein, whose product MLLVVASGSAVAAPRPKIVEVSGTIQGSEARVRFTLQNAFTPEMVEALKSGIEISFRITVEVDRVYRAWFDQTVGSVRHTSSVRYDVLSKVYRLHRSDGNELLPDIHAALDRMTRFEIAVPVNGAVDRGKPYHARVRARLDKAGLSETLRSIIFFSSLWDVETDWARGFLHSP is encoded by the coding sequence ATGCTCCTTGTCGTCGCATCCGGCTCGGCGGTCGCCGCGCCCCGACCGAAGATCGTGGAGGTCTCCGGGACGATCCAGGGGAGCGAGGCCAGGGTCCGGTTCACCCTGCAGAACGCCTTCACCCCGGAGATGGTCGAGGCGCTGAAGAGCGGCATCGAGATCTCCTTCCGGATCACGGTGGAGGTGGATAGGGTCTATCGGGCCTGGTTCGACCAGACGGTGGGCTCCGTGCGGCACACGAGTTCCGTCCGGTACGATGTCCTCTCCAAGGTCTACCGACTCCACCGAAGCGACGGGAACGAACTGCTCCCCGACATCCACGCCGCGCTCGACCGGATGACCCGGTTCGAGATCGCGGTCCCGGTGAACGGCGCGGTGGACCGGGGCAAGCCGTATCACGCCCGCGTCCGCGCGCGGTTGGACAAGGCGGGCCTTTCCGAGACGCTCCGGTCGATCATCTTCTTCTCCTCCCTGTGGGACGTCGAGACCGACTGGGCCCGCGGGTTCCTGCACTCGCCGTGA
- a CDS encoding PAS domain-containing protein, translating to MTGERGAGSPRHEAESAKRRRERWAIGAVAFLVAGLTLLEAYLAAVGGSVAFSSNIVIFALINLNVILVVLLIFLVTRNVFKILLDRRRKILGAKIRSRLVLIFICFSLIPTILLFIAATNITTTSIKSWIGGRVGQALSGALEIARKQLETEAAAMSPLAEEAADRLASAPAAKDPADALRFDRSPTREDAVLLLVRRGAIAARDGTIPPAVENEILFRLKGIAGDGAGKGHSTLIGEEYAASWRPAGEGDRVVAVKPIPPAESARIRDIARAYDEYHQVRLLDDPIRASYVGILILITLLIVFAASWMGIYLARQITVPVQMLAEGTEKVAGGNLDVSLDYTSDDEFGTLVASFNRMTADLKAMKRNLEEANVSLSGTYEELRRRTQFIETILDNISTGVVVIDRHGRVSMINKVAGRLLGIPTDRALGELYRDVVREEHYEAIRGLYREAGETGGGQVERQVELVLGGKKVALRVSLTALRDDAGEYLGLVAAFDDLSQAMRLQRVLAWREVARRIAHDIRNPLTPIQLSAERMRRKYAAAHEGDPVFEECTQAILSEVTTLKLLVDEFTRFARMPAPVFSEGDLAGEARQLVETYRDAHPGIRWEFVAGEMPPVWFDPHQIRRAITNLLENATAALSAGGRVEVACSFERDSGLARVTVSDDGPGISAEDRDRIFEPYFSRREGGTGLGLAIVSAIASDHGGVVRMRDNRPRGAVFELEFPVRPQGKE from the coding sequence GTGACCGGGGAACGCGGCGCCGGCTCCCCGCGGCACGAAGCGGAGTCCGCGAAACGGCGACGGGAGCGGTGGGCGATCGGCGCGGTCGCCTTCCTCGTCGCGGGACTGACGCTCCTCGAAGCGTACCTGGCCGCCGTCGGCGGGTCGGTCGCCTTCTCCTCCAACATCGTCATCTTCGCCCTGATCAACCTGAACGTCATCCTCGTGGTCCTGCTGATCTTCCTGGTGACCCGGAACGTCTTCAAGATCCTCCTGGACCGGCGCCGGAAGATCCTCGGCGCGAAGATCCGGTCCCGCCTCGTCCTGATCTTCATCTGCTTCTCCCTCATCCCGACCATCCTGCTCTTCATCGCGGCCACGAACATCACGACCACGAGCATCAAGTCGTGGATCGGCGGGCGGGTCGGGCAGGCGCTCTCGGGCGCGCTGGAAATCGCCAGGAAGCAGCTCGAAACGGAAGCCGCCGCGATGTCCCCTCTCGCGGAGGAGGCCGCCGATCGCCTCGCGTCCGCGCCCGCAGCAAAGGATCCCGCCGACGCGCTCCGCTTCGACCGGTCCCCAACCCGGGAGGACGCCGTCCTCCTGCTGGTCCGCCGCGGCGCGATCGCGGCCCGGGATGGAACGATCCCGCCCGCCGTGGAGAACGAGATCCTCTTCCGGCTGAAGGGGATCGCCGGCGATGGCGCCGGGAAAGGGCACTCCACGCTGATCGGGGAGGAGTACGCCGCGTCCTGGCGGCCTGCCGGCGAGGGCGACCGCGTGGTGGCGGTGAAGCCGATCCCGCCGGCGGAGTCCGCCCGCATCCGCGACATCGCCAGGGCGTACGACGAGTACCACCAGGTCCGGCTCCTGGACGACCCGATCCGGGCGAGCTACGTGGGGATCCTCATCCTGATCACCCTGCTGATCGTCTTCGCCGCGAGCTGGATGGGAATCTACCTCGCGCGGCAGATCACGGTCCCGGTGCAGATGCTCGCCGAGGGAACCGAAAAGGTGGCGGGAGGGAACCTGGACGTCTCCCTGGACTACACCTCCGACGACGAGTTCGGGACCCTGGTCGCCTCCTTCAACCGGATGACCGCGGACCTGAAGGCGATGAAGCGGAACCTCGAGGAGGCGAACGTCTCCCTGTCCGGGACGTACGAGGAGCTTCGCCGCCGCACCCAGTTCATCGAGACGATCCTCGACAACATCTCGACCGGCGTCGTCGTCATCGACCGCCACGGGCGCGTGTCGATGATCAACAAGGTGGCGGGGCGGCTGCTCGGGATACCGACCGACCGCGCCCTCGGAGAGCTGTACCGGGACGTCGTCCGGGAGGAGCATTACGAGGCGATCCGCGGTCTCTACCGGGAGGCGGGGGAGACCGGCGGCGGACAGGTCGAGCGGCAGGTGGAGCTGGTCCTCGGAGGGAAGAAGGTCGCCCTGCGCGTGAGCCTCACGGCGCTCCGGGACGACGCGGGGGAGTACCTGGGGCTGGTGGCCGCATTCGACGACCTCTCCCAGGCGATGCGGCTGCAGAGGGTTCTGGCGTGGCGCGAGGTGGCCCGAAGGATCGCCCACGACATCCGCAACCCGCTGACCCCCATCCAGCTCTCGGCGGAACGGATGCGGCGGAAGTACGCCGCCGCCCACGAAGGCGACCCGGTCTTCGAGGAGTGCACGCAGGCGATCCTCTCGGAGGTGACCACGCTCAAGCTGCTGGTGGACGAGTTCACCCGGTTCGCCCGGATGCCCGCGCCGGTCTTCTCCGAGGGGGACCTGGCCGGGGAGGCGCGCCAGCTCGTCGAGACGTACCGGGACGCCCACCCGGGGATCCGTTGGGAGTTCGTTGCGGGGGAGATGCCGCCGGTGTGGTTCGACCCCCACCAGATCCGCCGGGCGATCACCAACCTGCTCGAAAACGCGACCGCCGCCCTTTCCGCCGGCGGCCGCGTGGAGGTCGCCTGTTCGTTCGAACGCGATAGCGGGCTGGCGCGGGTCACCGTCTCCGACGACGGCCCGGGGATCTCCGCGGAGGACCGCGACCGGATCTTCGAGCCGTACTTCTCCCGGCGGGAAGGCGGGACCGGGCTGGGGCTCGCGATCGTAAGCGCGATAGCGAGCGACCACGGCGGGGTCGTCCGGATGCGGGACAACCGCCCCCGCGGCGCTGTGTTCGAGCTGGAATTCCCCGTCCGCCCGCAGGGGAAGGAGTAG
- a CDS encoding protein kinase: protein MDPVRFGKYRVLRRIASGGMAQVYLCRLTGEEGFRKRVALKVVHPRHGDDPRFRDLFVREARLAASLSHPNLVEVFDFGREGSAFFLAMEYVEGFDMAQAAAHARQLGVRIPGGVWRLWVEGIWSGLSYLHEKGIVHRDVSPGNVLLGRTGVVKLSDFGVSRAVSAGRDGGDDGLAGKAGYLSPERARGEEATASSDLFAAAVISAELLLGRRMFEGGREENPLDRVREFDGSRLEFPGEDPTLADALRIGLASDPGNRYRSATEFLEILPRVAPARATGPELADFWDALFPRSEEEETVPSLPPGDGMPPAMVKESPERYGMRGRRLQAGAAAAFVALSVGGALLWKETREGDRDPSSPAAAVAPGPTAPSSTPEVAAVASPPVKDVASASIPGMRDTGKVAEVRAEPKSFVPPTPDPPAPRYVRIETEPEGANIVAGSGETVATTPAQIDLASVGPKGIVLSRAGYERKAVPAGALTPGVTFRIELDPVIGTVEAIQAIPWAKVFLGTKFLGETPLTSVRLPVGEHRLRFVNEPLGLDRTETVVVRPGANPKVIVPLTGAGRR from the coding sequence GTGGATCCGGTCCGCTTCGGAAAATACCGCGTCCTGCGGAGGATCGCCTCCGGCGGAATGGCGCAGGTGTACCTGTGCCGCCTCACCGGGGAGGAAGGGTTCCGGAAGCGGGTCGCTCTGAAGGTCGTCCACCCGCGCCACGGGGACGATCCCCGGTTCCGCGACCTCTTCGTCCGGGAGGCGCGCCTGGCCGCATCCCTCTCCCACCCGAACCTCGTCGAGGTGTTCGATTTCGGCAGGGAGGGGAGCGCCTTCTTCCTCGCCATGGAGTACGTCGAGGGTTTCGACATGGCGCAGGCGGCCGCGCACGCGCGGCAGCTCGGGGTCCGGATCCCGGGAGGCGTGTGGCGCCTCTGGGTGGAGGGGATCTGGTCGGGGCTTTCGTACCTGCACGAGAAAGGGATCGTCCATCGCGACGTCTCCCCCGGAAATGTGCTTCTCGGGCGCACCGGCGTCGTGAAGCTTTCGGATTTCGGCGTGTCGCGGGCCGTATCCGCGGGCCGCGACGGGGGGGATGACGGCCTTGCGGGGAAAGCCGGGTACCTGTCCCCCGAGCGGGCCAGGGGCGAGGAGGCGACCGCCTCGTCCGACCTGTTCGCCGCGGCCGTGATTTCCGCGGAGCTCCTCCTGGGCCGGCGCATGTTCGAGGGGGGCCGGGAAGAAAATCCGCTCGACCGGGTCCGGGAGTTCGACGGGAGCCGCCTCGAGTTTCCCGGCGAAGATCCCACGCTCGCGGACGCGCTCCGGATCGGGCTTGCGTCCGACCCCGGGAATCGGTACCGGTCCGCGACCGAATTCCTGGAGATCCTCCCGCGCGTCGCGCCCGCCAGGGCGACAGGGCCGGAACTCGCGGATTTCTGGGACGCCCTGTTCCCTCGTTCCGAGGAAGAGGAAACGGTCCCCTCCCTTCCACCGGGCGACGGGATGCCGCCCGCGATGGTGAAGGAGTCCCCGGAGCGGTACGGGATGCGGGGAAGGAGGCTCCAGGCCGGCGCGGCGGCAGCCTTCGTGGCGCTGTCGGTCGGGGGAGCGCTCCTCTGGAAGGAGACGAGGGAAGGCGACCGTGATCCTTCGTCACCGGCCGCCGCGGTTGCTCCAGGCCCTACGGCCCCCTCATCAACCCCGGAAGTCGCGGCCGTCGCATCACCCCCTGTGAAGGACGTGGCATCGGCCTCGATTCCGGGGATGCGGGATACCGGGAAGGTCGCCGAGGTTCGCGCGGAGCCGAAATCCTTCGTCCCGCCCACCCCGGATCCGCCGGCGCCCCGGTACGTGCGGATCGAGACGGAGCCGGAAGGGGCGAACATCGTCGCGGGGAGCGGCGAAACGGTCGCAACGACCCCCGCGCAGATCGACCTCGCCTCCGTCGGCCCGAAGGGAATCGTCCTTTCCCGTGCGGGGTACGAACGGAAGGCCGTCCCCGCCGGGGCGTTGACGCCGGGCGTGACGTTCCGGATAGAGCTCGATCCGGTGATCGGCACGGTGGAGGCGATCCAGGCGATCCCGTGGGCGAAGGTTTTCCTCGGGACGAAGTTCCTGGGCGAGACTCCGCTCACGTCGGTCCGGCTCCCGGTGGGGGAGCACCGCCTCCGCTTCGTGAACGAACCGCTCGGGCTGGACCGGACGGAGACGGTCGTCGTCCGCCCCGGGGCCAACCCGAAGGTAATCGTCCCGTTGACGGGGGCGGGGCGTCGGTAG
- a CDS encoding type II secretion system F family protein, which yields MTAQDLFRIWLPALLGMSLLARSAFRAHADGYFKRVPDRYRTIHERLTGRLIRRGLFRIPGIRLVDPVRPWAVSELLFLLVVPVGIAASPTFAGAVESACIATLLCVGVLWIRFRGAARDAIRSVRRDLPVACFLLSLLLESGMGASSALQETAGSIPRGTLARELGELVRSRSMGVPRGEAISRSREKLPLEEYRLFLNYVSQGERLGIGLSRSLRELSSKMLESMGHRAETVAQEAAVKMLFPLVFLMFPAVFLLILSPVLLGLRELLWG from the coding sequence GTGACGGCACAAGACCTTTTCCGGATCTGGCTTCCGGCGCTGCTTGGAATGTCGCTCCTCGCCCGCTCGGCATTCCGTGCCCATGCGGACGGATATTTCAAAAGAGTCCCCGACCGGTACCGGACGATCCACGAACGGCTGACCGGGCGGCTGATCCGCCGGGGACTGTTCCGCATTCCCGGAATCCGCCTCGTCGACCCGGTCCGGCCCTGGGCGGTTTCCGAACTCCTCTTCCTGCTCGTCGTGCCCGTCGGGATAGCCGCTTCCCCGACATTCGCAGGCGCCGTGGAATCGGCATGCATCGCCACCCTTCTCTGCGTGGGGGTGCTTTGGATCCGCTTCCGCGGAGCCGCGCGGGACGCGATCCGCTCCGTCCGAAGGGATCTGCCGGTCGCCTGTTTCCTCCTTTCCCTTCTTCTCGAATCGGGGATGGGAGCTTCTTCCGCGTTGCAGGAGACCGCCGGGTCGATCCCGAGGGGAACCCTGGCGCGGGAACTGGGGGAACTGGTCCGCTCGCGCTCCATGGGTGTCCCCCGCGGGGAAGCGATCTCGCGTTCCCGCGAGAAATTGCCGCTGGAAGAGTATCGCCTCTTCCTGAATTACGTGTCGCAGGGGGAGCGGCTCGGAATCGGCCTCTCCCGAAGCTTGAGGGAGCTGTCTTCGAAGATGCTGGAAAGCATGGGGCACAGGGCCGAGACGGTGGCACAGGAGGCCGCGGTAAAGATGCTCTTCCCTCTTGTGTTTCTCATGTTTCCCGCCGTGTTCCTGTTGATCCTGTCTCCGGTCCTGTTGGGATTGCGTGAGTTGCTTTGGGGGTGA
- a CDS encoding type II secretion system F family protein, with translation MKAGHSLPAALPEIVPLLPSGVREEMAWVLRQLRLGVGPVEAFTLWEERIDEEGVALFVKPMRAALPGGGNIVDLLERTRDILRLRHRADEKLRSMTAQARLQAVVLTMLGPAFALALSRVDPGFFPKLVGTPPGKALLILSAALQLLGWFVIRKILAVRP, from the coding sequence GTGAAGGCCGGGCACAGCCTTCCAGCGGCCTTGCCGGAGATCGTTCCACTCCTTCCATCCGGCGTTCGCGAGGAAATGGCCTGGGTCCTGCGTCAGTTGCGACTCGGAGTCGGCCCCGTTGAAGCGTTCACCCTTTGGGAAGAACGAATCGACGAGGAGGGGGTGGCGCTTTTCGTCAAACCGATGCGCGCCGCACTGCCGGGGGGAGGAAACATCGTCGACCTGCTGGAGCGGACGCGGGACATACTCCGTCTCCGCCATCGCGCGGACGAGAAGCTCCGAAGCATGACCGCCCAGGCCCGCCTCCAGGCGGTCGTCCTTACGATGCTCGGTCCCGCGTTCGCCCTGGCCCTTTCCCGGGTCGATCCGGGATTCTTCCCGAAACTCGTCGGCACCCCTCCCGGAAAAGCGCTCCTCATCCTGTCGGCCGCGCTTCAGTTGCTGGGATGGTTCGTCATCCGCAAGATCCTGGCGGTTCGGCCGTGA
- a CDS encoding CpaF family protein encodes MNKEVRLALHRSVLQRLDARKTGPSVTDDIGRLRGLAEDHLHGELSGVHIPDGEKTALRRDILDEIFAYGPITPLLSDPSVSEIMVNGGESIYVERDGKVSLHEGGFLSDDSLRAAIDRMVSRVNRRLDESSPYVDARLPDGSRINAVIPPVSLTGPCLTIRKFRREPYSLEEMVRIGSVTPEASEYFRKAVRERRNIVVSGGTGSGKTTLLSALSRFIPEEERIITIEDAAEIRLQKPHVVRLEARPSNIEGHGAVTIRDLVRNSLRMRPDRIIVGECRGGEALDMLQAMNTGHDGSITTGHANAPRDMLRRLETMVLLSGVEIPIRAIREQIASAIDLIIHTGRIGDGRRAVTSVAELAGMNESQILLQEIFRWDRTGCGDTSGGRLVHTGVPSRFGAEGEPSWA; translated from the coding sequence ATGAACAAGGAGGTGCGGCTCGCACTTCACCGTTCCGTGCTCCAGCGCCTGGATGCCAGGAAAACCGGACCGTCGGTCACGGATGACATCGGACGCTTACGAGGCCTCGCGGAGGATCACCTCCACGGGGAACTATCCGGTGTGCACATCCCCGACGGCGAGAAAACCGCCCTGCGCCGGGATATCCTCGACGAGATCTTCGCGTACGGCCCGATTACGCCGCTCCTCTCCGACCCATCGGTATCCGAAATCATGGTGAACGGAGGCGAGTCGATCTACGTGGAGCGGGACGGCAAGGTGTCCCTCCACGAGGGCGGATTCCTCTCGGACGATTCCCTTCGGGCAGCCATCGATCGGATGGTTTCCAGGGTCAACCGCCGACTCGACGAATCGTCACCGTACGTCGATGCCAGGCTCCCGGACGGCTCCCGCATCAACGCCGTCATCCCTCCGGTGAGCCTTACCGGTCCTTGTCTCACCATACGGAAGTTCCGGCGCGAGCCGTATTCTCTCGAGGAAATGGTCCGCATCGGTTCCGTTACGCCGGAGGCTTCGGAATACTTCCGAAAGGCCGTCCGTGAGCGAAGGAACATCGTCGTATCGGGAGGCACCGGCTCCGGCAAGACAACCCTGCTGAGCGCCCTCTCCCGGTTCATCCCCGAAGAGGAGCGAATCATCACCATCGAGGACGCGGCGGAAATCCGCCTCCAGAAGCCCCACGTCGTCCGGCTCGAGGCGCGCCCATCGAACATAGAGGGGCACGGTGCGGTCACGATCCGGGACCTCGTCAGGAACTCCCTCAGGATGAGGCCGGACCGGATCATCGTCGGCGAGTGCCGCGGCGGCGAGGCGCTCGACATGCTTCAGGCGATGAACACCGGCCACGACGGATCGATCACCACCGGTCATGCGAATGCGCCGCGGGACATGTTGCGCCGCCTGGAGACGATGGTCCTCCTTTCCGGGGTGGAGATTCCCATCCGGGCGATCCGGGAACAGATCGCTTCCGCGATCGACCTGATCATCCACACGGGACGGATCGGCGACGGGAGGCGTGCCGTCACTTCGGTCGCAGAATTGGCGGGGATGAACGAATCCCAGATCCTTCTCCAGGAGATCTTCCGGTGGGATCGGACCGGGTGCGGCGATACCTCCGGGGGACGTCTCGTACACACCGGGGTCCCTTCCCGCTTCGGGGCGGAGGGCGAACCGTCGTGGGCCTGA
- a CDS encoding pilus assembly protein N-terminal domain-containing protein has product MAFAVETIRVHPGFQRILDRQGVYRLSVGNPDIVEAQPLPKGEGILVVGKKEGDTDLVLWEPGGRTEMRIEVRSRRGSNVDDARMFARLFPGLTVSETGDSVVVAGSVDTAQDRSTLEEYARAHPGVHLRLSLPQERKTLLRYDLKIIEIGRGESRQLGVRWPDGLTFQGGLSAGTGNGGTASVGTEFEARLNFLLADGRARILSNPKLACESGEEAEFLAGGEIPIVIATPETRTVEWKTYGIILKIRPTMAPGGKIRTQVTAEVSAVDHGSGSSNVPGFITRRVSTHFSTPPGETVMLSGLVKSDMAKDVAKVPLLGQIPVLGELFKSRSFRENQTELAIFITPTEMIGSAGPEASGWERRAAGERDAFRFRLMD; this is encoded by the coding sequence ATGGCATTCGCCGTGGAAACGATCCGGGTCCACCCCGGATTCCAGCGCATCCTGGACCGGCAAGGGGTGTACCGCCTTTCCGTCGGAAATCCGGATATCGTCGAAGCGCAGCCGCTCCCGAAAGGAGAGGGGATCCTGGTGGTCGGCAAGAAGGAAGGCGATACCGACCTGGTCCTCTGGGAGCCGGGGGGACGGACGGAGATGCGCATCGAGGTCCGTTCCAGAAGAGGATCAAACGTTGACGACGCCCGGATGTTCGCCCGGTTATTTCCCGGACTCACCGTATCCGAGACGGGAGATTCGGTGGTCGTCGCGGGATCGGTGGACACGGCCCAGGATCGATCGACGCTCGAAGAGTATGCGCGGGCCCATCCCGGCGTCCACCTTCGTCTTTCGCTTCCCCAGGAGAGGAAGACCTTGCTGCGATACGACCTGAAGATCATCGAAATCGGCCGGGGGGAGTCCCGTCAACTGGGTGTCCGGTGGCCGGACGGGCTCACGTTCCAGGGGGGACTCTCCGCGGGGACGGGGAACGGCGGGACGGCGTCCGTCGGTACCGAATTCGAGGCCCGCCTGAACTTCCTCCTGGCCGACGGGAGGGCGAGGATCCTGTCGAACCCGAAACTTGCCTGCGAAAGCGGGGAGGAAGCCGAGTTCCTTGCCGGGGGGGAAATTCCCATCGTAATCGCAACCCCCGAAACCCGCACCGTGGAATGGAAGACGTACGGGATCATCCTCAAGATTCGTCCGACGATGGCGCCGGGAGGAAAGATCCGGACACAGGTCACCGCGGAAGTCAGCGCGGTCGACCACGGAAGCGGGAGCTCGAACGTCCCCGGTTTCATCACCCGGCGCGTATCCACCCACTTTTCCACGCCCCCGGGAGAGACCGTCATGCTTTCCGGACTCGTGAAGAGCGACATGGCGAAAGACGTCGCGAAAGTCCCGTTGCTCGGACAGATCCCGGTCCTTGGGGAGCTGTTCAAATCGCGAAGCTTCCGGGAGAACCAGACCGAGCTGGCGATTTTCATCACGCCGACGGAAATGATCGGAAGCGCCGGGCCCGAAGCGTCCGGGTGGGAGCGAAGGGCCGCCGGGGAACGGGACGCTTTTCGATTCCGCCTGATGGATTGA
- the cpaB gene encoding Flp pilus assembly protein CpaB yields the protein MNSFWSAKWTDKVKPLLPLAAGVLLTGLALAAAGRRISAVENDIRRQANPVEVVVASVAIPAGEEFSERNLAKKPVPSSGTGQRNVPAAEFELLLGGRAKITIEEGEPILWSDVEEPYETESFSRRVLSGKRALTVGVDPTSSFAGLLHPGDRVDLLAEPSGSGAAEWVRDISVIAVDRHHDRLARPNENPDAGTVTLMVTPREGARIARAAGIGKLHWFLRNPDDNASVSTGASKKFNTTPQVEIWKGGLRIPEPLPGKEARG from the coding sequence ATGAATTCCTTCTGGTCCGCCAAATGGACAGATAAGGTCAAACCGCTTCTCCCTCTGGCCGCAGGCGTCCTGTTGACCGGGCTGGCGCTTGCCGCGGCGGGCCGAAGGATATCCGCGGTCGAAAACGACATCCGCCGCCAGGCGAATCCCGTGGAGGTGGTCGTCGCATCCGTCGCGATACCCGCCGGAGAGGAGTTCAGCGAACGGAATCTCGCGAAGAAACCGGTTCCCTCTTCCGGGACCGGGCAGAGAAACGTACCCGCGGCCGAATTCGAATTACTGCTCGGGGGCCGGGCGAAGATAACCATCGAGGAGGGGGAGCCGATCCTGTGGAGCGACGTCGAGGAGCCGTACGAGACGGAGTCGTTCTCCCGGAGGGTCCTCTCCGGAAAACGGGCGTTGACGGTTGGAGTCGACCCCACTTCGTCCTTCGCCGGCCTGCTGCACCCCGGTGACCGGGTCGACCTGCTGGCCGAACCGTCGGGATCGGGAGCCGCCGAATGGGTCCGCGACATTTCCGTCATCGCCGTGGATCGCCATCATGACCGGCTGGCCCGTCCGAACGAAAATCCGGACGCCGGCACGGTGACCCTGATGGTCACCCCCCGGGAAGGCGCAAGGATCGCGAGAGCGGCGGGAATCGGCAAATTGCACTGGTTCCTGAGAAATCCCGACGACAACGCTTCCGTTTCCACCGGCGCATCGAAGAAATTCAATACGACTCCCCAAGTCGAGATATGGAAGGGCGGTTTGAGGATCCCCGAACCCCTTCCGGGAAAAGAGGCACGCGGGTGA
- a CDS encoding pilus assembly protein yields MIEFLVAGVPFLFLLLAMIQLSLLWAGKGAVDTAAHLAARKFARIAREDFRKAREAAYLEAFRTCRNRPGGSLGTAALTALDVTRDGERGANRAAAGDAMCVRLTHGIELVVPWIDRILYHLSPGKKVRLGGRYYLMFQSSRWVTVE; encoded by the coding sequence ATGATCGAATTCCTCGTGGCGGGGGTTCCTTTCCTGTTCCTTTTGCTCGCGATGATCCAGCTGTCCCTCCTCTGGGCCGGAAAGGGCGCCGTCGACACTGCGGCGCACCTGGCGGCCAGGAAATTCGCCCGGATCGCCCGGGAGGATTTCCGGAAAGCGCGGGAGGCGGCGTATCTCGAGGCGTTCCGAACATGCCGGAACCGCCCCGGGGGCTCCCTCGGGACGGCGGCGTTGACCGCTCTCGATGTCACGCGGGACGGAGAACGCGGAGCGAACCGTGCGGCGGCGGGCGACGCGATGTGCGTCCGGCTGACCCACGGGATCGAACTGGTGGTCCCGTGGATCGACCGGATCCTGTACCACCTCTCGCCGGGGAAGAAGGTCCGGCTGGGCGGCCGGTACTACCTGATGTTTCAATCGAGCCGTTGGGTCACGGTGGAATGA